The genomic region AAAAAACAGAAACCATTCTGGGAAGAGATAAGGGAGATCTTTAACCGTTGGAGAAAGAGTGGGGGAAGAGTTAAGAGATTAGAGGATTTAGGTAATATAGGTAAGAGGCTTAAGAAGGTGAGTGGGTATATTAGTTTTTGAGGGGAAGATAGGTGGATTAAAACACTTAAATTATTGATAGTAAATTGCTTCTGAAACAATCAAATTAAATAATCTATCTAAATTTGCATTCTTCTATTTCCCATGGCATACTTTATAAAGAGGGGAATTGATACAAATTATGGTAAATCTAAAGACCAAAGGGATAATTTTATTTATAGCAGGGACTGCTCTATTTTCTTCCTCTGCAGATGCAAGAAGAGTAAGGGAAACTGGGGAAATTGTTGCATTTAATAATGTAGGGATTATCGGTGATATCAAGGAGACACTCGAAATTTGGGAAGAAGCTTTGAAAAGTGCTCCCGACAACGTTTTTATTATTCATAGAATCGGTTCGTTGTATCACAAGCTAGGCACCGAACTTCTAAAAGGCAATACCGATTTAGTATTTAAAGCTATTGGTAATTTTCAAAAAGCGCGTAGCTGGCTAAAAAAAGCCATAGCTATCAATCCTGATCATCCTTCATTTCATTACTCACTTGGTGTTGTTGAACGTGACTTAGGCAATTTTGATGCTGCAGAGAAAAGTTTTAAAAAAGCCATTGCGCTTGATAAAGACAATATTGAAACAGGCTACATTCTTGCAGTGACATATTGTGATCAACAAAAACTTGAGGAAGCATTGGCACAACTTAACTGGATTATTAGTATAGATCCTTCCCATGCTCCAGCACTATTTCTTCGGGGAACAGTTAAACTTATGCTCTTAACCAATAATAAACTAACCGAAATTGAAGCTGAAAGCGGAGTCGATGATTTAAAGTTGGCCATACGACTTTCACCCCGTTTA from Candidatus Kaelpia imicola harbors:
- a CDS encoding tetratricopeptide repeat protein, yielding MVNLKTKGIILFIAGTALFSSSADARRVRETGEIVAFNNVGIIGDIKETLEIWEEALKSAPDNVFIIHRIGSLYHKLGTELLKGNTDLVFKAIGNFQKARSWLKKAIAINPDHPSFHYSLGVVERDLGNFDAAEKSFKKAIALDKDNIETGYILAVTYCDQQKLEEALAQLNWIISIDPSHAPALFLRGTVKLMLLTNNKLTEIEAESGVDDLKLAIRLSPRLREELPAELVEIFIEDE